From one Bacteroides fragilis NCTC 9343 genomic stretch:
- a CDS encoding peptidase U32 family protein yields MAPVGSRESLAAAIQAGADSIYFGIENLNMRARSANTFTIEDLREIARTCDEHGMKSYLTVNTIIYDKDIELMRTIVDAAKEAGISAVIAADVAVMSYANKIGQEVHLSTQLNISNAEALKFYAQFADVVVLARELNLEQVAEIYRQIQEEHICGPSGELIRIEMFCHGALCMAVSGKCYLSLHEMNHSANRGACMQICRRAYTVRDKDTDVELEVDNQYIMSPKDLKTIHFMNKMIDAGVRVFKIEGRARGPEYVRTVVECYKQAIRAYLDDSFTDEKIAAWDERLKTVFNRGFWDGYYLGQRLGEWTKNYGSAATERKIYVGKGIKYFSNIGVAEFLVEAAEVSVGDKLLITGPTTGAVFATLDEARVDLKPVETVKKGEHFSMKLDKIRPSDKLYKLVSTEELKKFKGLE; encoded by the coding sequence ATGGCTCCGGTTGGCTCACGCGAATCGCTCGCGGCAGCTATCCAGGCAGGAGCCGATTCTATTTATTTTGGTATTGAGAACCTGAACATGCGTGCACGTTCGGCCAATACATTTACCATCGAAGATTTACGCGAGATAGCCCGGACCTGTGATGAACATGGAATGAAGAGTTATCTGACAGTGAATACCATCATTTACGATAAGGATATCGAATTGATGCGTACCATTGTCGATGCGGCCAAGGAAGCGGGCATTTCGGCCGTGATTGCGGCTGACGTGGCAGTGATGAGCTATGCCAACAAGATTGGGCAAGAAGTACATCTGTCTACTCAATTGAATATTTCGAATGCGGAAGCCCTGAAGTTCTATGCGCAATTTGCCGATGTAGTGGTGTTGGCTCGTGAACTGAATCTGGAGCAGGTGGCGGAGATCTACCGGCAGATTCAGGAGGAGCATATCTGCGGTCCGAGTGGTGAGCTCATTCGTATCGAGATGTTCTGCCACGGTGCGCTTTGCATGGCTGTTTCGGGTAAATGCTATCTGTCATTGCACGAGATGAATCATTCGGCCAACCGGGGAGCTTGCATGCAAATCTGTCGTCGTGCTTACACCGTCCGTGACAAAGATACCGATGTAGAGCTTGAGGTTGACAATCAGTATATCATGTCGCCGAAAGACTTGAAGACCATTCACTTCATGAACAAAATGATAGATGCCGGGGTACGTGTGTTCAAGATTGAGGGCCGAGCCCGCGGTCCCGAATACGTACGTACTGTCGTCGAATGTTATAAGCAGGCCATCCGGGCATATCTGGATGATTCGTTTACCGACGAGAAGATTGCGGCATGGGATGAGCGCCTGAAGACTGTATTCAACCGGGGATTCTGGGATGGCTATTATTTGGGACAGCGTTTGGGCGAATGGACCAAGAACTACGGGTCGGCAGCCACTGAGCGTAAGATATATGTGGGTAAAGGCATCAAATACTTCTCTAACATTGGTGTGGCCGAATTCTTGGTTGAAGCGGCAGAGGTAAGTGTGGGTGATAAACTGTTGATTACCGGACCTACTACCGGAGCTGTGTTTGCTACGCTTGACGAAGCTCGTGTAGATCTGAAACCGGTGGAGACTGTGAAAAAGGGAGAACACTTCTCAATGAAACTGGACAAGATACGTCCGAGTGATAAGTTATATAAATTGGTTTCGACCGAAGAACTGAAAAAATTTAAAGGGCTTGAATAA
- a CDS encoding acyl-CoA thioesterase has product MEKYIYELTLKVRDYECDLQGIVNNANYQHYLEHTRHEFLSSVGVSFAKLHEEGVDPVVARINMAFKTPLKSGDEFVSKLYMKKEGIKYVFYQDIFRKSDDKVVVKSTVETVCVVNGRLSDSELFDQIFAPYLQ; this is encoded by the coding sequence ATGGAAAAGTATATCTATGAACTTACTTTAAAGGTACGCGACTATGAGTGCGACCTGCAAGGCATTGTGAATAATGCGAATTACCAACATTATCTGGAGCATACCCGTCACGAGTTTCTTTCATCGGTAGGCGTAAGCTTTGCAAAACTGCATGAAGAGGGAGTCGATCCGGTGGTAGCCCGCATCAATATGGCTTTCAAAACCCCGTTGAAGAGTGGCGATGAATTCGTTTCCAAATTGTATATGAAGAAAGAAGGCATCAAATATGTATTCTATCAGGATATCTTTCGGAAAAGCGATGATAAAGTAGTCGTTAAGTCGACCGTAGAGACCGTATGTGTCGTTAATGGACGCTTGAGCGACAGTGAGTTATTCGATCAGATCTTCGCACCCTATCTGCAATGA